From Cupriavidus taiwanensis, a single genomic window includes:
- a CDS encoding WD40/YVTN/BNR-like repeat-containing protein — MQTVLAGGRVNKLGAHPTNNQIYFAASEWGGLYRTTDGGRNWVYVPGHRAQAVWDVKFSPNNPTILVATSRFDGKTTPDSGISVSRDGGTTWTVPPTARPSASDCRFAVDRTEPEAFGIAFDPANANTIYVGTSCGLATSTDAGVTWRYIDPTPAYGGMRVWSVIVHHGVVDICGDEGHLRSTDNAATFIGGGAEPAGLCSLAASPDEGNVIFLSVGTQIFESRDGGATWLGGDNHFVRRSDKHLGRWRELGGGVAAGEFPPPAAPSWPGSTMADRINKRSVHVWNPYYRPTG; from the coding sequence ATGCAAACAGTGCTAGCGGGGGGGCGCGTCAACAAACTTGGCGCGCATCCCACCAACAACCAGATCTACTTTGCGGCCAGCGAATGGGGCGGCCTGTATCGAACGACCGACGGCGGGCGCAACTGGGTATATGTTCCCGGGCACCGCGCGCAGGCAGTCTGGGATGTGAAGTTCAGTCCGAATAATCCCACGATCCTCGTTGCTACCTCGCGGTTCGACGGCAAGACGACCCCGGACTCCGGGATCAGCGTCAGTCGGGACGGCGGCACCACGTGGACAGTTCCTCCCACCGCGCGCCCCAGTGCGAGTGATTGCCGATTCGCAGTGGACAGGACGGAGCCCGAGGCTTTCGGTATTGCGTTTGACCCCGCGAATGCGAACACGATTTACGTGGGCACAAGCTGCGGTCTGGCGACCAGCACCGATGCTGGCGTCACGTGGCGCTACATTGATCCCACGCCAGCCTATGGGGGCATGCGAGTGTGGAGCGTCATCGTCCACCACGGTGTTGTCGACATCTGCGGTGACGAGGGGCACCTGCGCTCCACCGACAATGCGGCCACCTTCATTGGTGGTGGTGCAGAGCCGGCAGGCTTATGTTCACTGGCAGCCTCTCCCGACGAAGGCAACGTGATTTTCCTCTCGGTCGGCACGCAAATCTTCGAGAGCCGGGACGGCGGCGCGACCTGGCTGGGCGGCGACAATCATTTTGTCCGGCGTAGCGACAAACATCTTGGCCGGTGGCGGGAACTCGGAGGCGGCGTAGCCGCCGGAGAGTTTCCGCCACCGGCGGCGCCGAGTTGGCCGGGTTCTACGATGGCTGATCGCATCAATAAGCGGTCAGTCCATGTCTGGAACCCGTATTACCGACCAACAGGTTAG
- the istB gene encoding IS21-like element ISRme9 family helper ATPase IstB, whose protein sequence is MARAFEEQSALTASSSLPFEERFSMLVDREIAWRDTRRLERLLRSAKLKHTQACLEDVVYDGSRGLDQRLVATLASCDWIRNAQSLILTGATGAGKSWLACAFAQQACRQGFSALYLRVPRLFEELQIAHGDGSFTRRLAQLARIDVLVLDDWGLQEPSESARGDLLEVLDDRVGTRSTIVTSQLPIEHWHQWLNDPTLADAILDRLVHQAHKVALKGESMRKRTATDAKKRAS, encoded by the coding sequence ATGGCGCGGGCCTTCGAGGAACAGTCTGCCCTGACCGCCAGTTCCAGCCTGCCGTTCGAAGAACGCTTCTCCATGCTGGTCGACCGGGAGATTGCTTGGCGCGACACCAGGCGCCTGGAGCGGCTGCTGCGCTCGGCCAAGCTCAAGCACACCCAGGCATGCCTCGAGGATGTGGTCTATGACGGCAGTCGCGGCCTTGATCAGCGGCTGGTCGCTACCCTGGCCAGTTGCGACTGGATCCGCAACGCTCAGAGCCTCATCCTGACCGGGGCGACCGGTGCCGGCAAGTCCTGGTTGGCCTGTGCGTTTGCTCAGCAGGCCTGTCGACAGGGATTCTCTGCTCTCTATCTGCGGGTGCCTCGACTGTTCGAGGAACTGCAGATCGCCCACGGCGACGGGAGCTTTACGCGCCGCCTGGCGCAACTCGCACGCATCGATGTTCTGGTGCTGGACGACTGGGGCCTACAGGAGCCTTCTGAAAGCGCTCGCGGCGATCTGCTGGAAGTTCTGGACGACCGCGTCGGTACCCGCTCGACCATCGTGACAAGCCAGCTCCCGATCGAGCATTGGCACCAGTGGTTGAATGATCCGACGCTGGCTGACGCCATCCTGGACCGGCTGGTCCACCAGGCGCACAAGGTGGCGCTCAAAGGCGAATCCATGCGCAAGCGCACGGCAACCGACGCCAAGAAACGGGCATCGTGA